A single Brassica rapa cultivar Chiifu-401-42 chromosome A04, CAAS_Brap_v3.01, whole genome shotgun sequence DNA region contains:
- the LOC103864550 gene encoding uncharacterized protein LOC103864550 has translation MAAAKLVALLLLFLFVFTTGEERTSAGSVDSASEIQLDQLNAKIRALESQIDEKSREVKGREELVADKDKLLHERQDKLSSLETQLSSLMKKGSSDSVQVLEKAKAKATELEKQVEVLRNFLEQKNKEKESTEARRSEADKKLNKLNSRLEKLHKTKEEQKGKIRKLERALKISEEEMLRMRHEAATKARELQEVHGSWLPHWLAVHWVHFQTVAGTHWDAHGKPVMEKVTQKVTQAKTQAEKWAEPHMVNVKTKYIPAIKETVKTHVEPHVQTLSTKAKEAYHASKSAVTPHIVKFQEHVDPYYQGAKKFSKPYVDQVATATKPHVDKVRATMKPYTKKAVHYYKEFLKTATTYHHQVQANIERKLKSHELAAPFATKEFIWFTASALLALPIFVVYKFLCSLFCTKTKKPTRHSHRHARRRAKRDHSDK, from the exons ATGGCGGCCGCGAAGCTCGTGGCTTTGTTACTACTCTTCCTCTTCGTTTTCACCACCGGTGAAGAACGGACATCCGCTGGATCGGTGGATTCCGCTTCGGAGATTCAGTTAGATCAGCTTAATGCTAAAATCCGTGCCCTAG AGTCCCAAATTGATGAGAAAAGTAGAGAAGTTAAAGGGAGAGAAGAGTTAGTAGCAGACAAGGATAAACTTCTCCATGAGAGACAGGACAAGCTTTCTTCCTTGGAGACTCAGCTTTCTTCCCTAATG AAAAAGGGTTCATCAGATTCTGTGCAAGTGTTGGAAAAAGCAAAAGCAAAAGCTACTGAACTAGAGAAGCAG GTTGAAGTACTTAGGAACTTTCTGGAGCAAAAGAACAAGGAGAAAGAATCGACTGAAGCTAGGAGAAGTGAAGCCGATAAAAAGCTAAATAAATTGAACTCGAGACTGGAGAAA CTTCACAAGACAAAGGAAGAGCAAAAGGGCAAAATACGAAAACTTGAGCGTGCTCTTAAAATTTCTGAG gaAGAAATGTTGCGTATGAGGCATGAAGCAGCCACAAAGGCTAGGGAACTCCAGGAG GTTCATGGCTCATGGCTTCCCCATTGGCTTGCTGTACACTGGGTTCATTTCCAG ACTGTTGCTGGGACACACTGGGATGCCCACGGGAAACCGGTTATGGAGAAAGTAACTCAAAAG GTGACACAAGCGAAGACTCAAGCTGAAAAGTGGGCGGAACCGCACATGGTTAATGTTAAAACT AAATATATTCCAGCGATAAAAGAAACTGTGAAAACGCATGTTGAGCCACACGTACAAACACTATCTACCAAAGCGAAAGAGGCTTACCATGCTTCCAAGAGTGCTGTTACTCCACATATTGTCAAGTTTCAAGAACATGTAGATCCCTATTACCAG GGGGCTAAAAAGTTTAGCAAACCATACGTTGACCAAGTGGCCACGGCCACAAAACCACATGTTGATAAGGTGAGAGCTACCATGAAGCCTTACACAAAGAAGGCTGTTCACTACTACAAAGAGTTTCTAAAAACCGCCACAACGTATCACCATCAG GTTCAAGCTAATATCGAGAGAAAATTGAAGAGCCATGAGCTGGCGGCACCTTTCGCCACCAAAGAGTTCATTTGGTTTACA GCATCTGCTTTGTTGGCGTTACCCATCTTCGTAGTGTACAAATTCCTCTGTTCTCTCTTCTG CACAAAGACAAAGAAGCCTACTCGACACTCTCATCGCCATGCTCGTCGTAGGGCCAAAAGGGATCATTCTGACAAGTGA
- the LOC103864553 gene encoding transcription initiation factor TFIID subunit 11, with the protein MAPKKSDGEGKAKPTTVTTPTRQTRSMDRKTRSQTQRDSSGGGGSSSSKLFTYESPEKKKRKPKAKDAGPATKKIKQEKDDEAKKAEEDDDDVAAAATEEGDESKKPVEDDDDDDVAAEKEEEGDDGAEHKRIEIEHCKQCKSFKERANELKDGLEIAVPGIIVTMNADKPRRGCFEIREEGGQTFVSLLDMKRPFKEMKDLDMEQVIADIVEKLK; encoded by the exons ATGGCGCCGAAGAAGAGTGACGGAGAAGGGAAGGCGAAACCTACGACGGTGACTACGCCGACGAGGCAGACTCGCAGCATGGATCGGAAGACTCGGAGCCAAACTCAGCGTGACTCGTCCGGTGGCGGTGGTTCTTCCTCCTCCAAGCTCTTCACCTACGAGTCTCccgagaagaagaaaaggaagcCGAAGGCCAAGGACGCTGGACCGGCGACTAAGAAGATCAAGCAAGAAAAGGACGACGAGGCCAAGAAGGCGGAGGAAGATGACGACGACGTCGCTGCTGCTGCAACGGAAGAAGGAGACGAATCTAAGAAGCCGGtggaagacgacgacgacgacgacgtcgcagctgaaaaagaagaagaaggagacgaCGGCGCTGAGCACAAGAGGATCGAAATCGAGCACTG CAAACAATGCAAATCTTTCAAGGAGAGGGCCAACGAGCTGAAGGATGGTCTCGAGATTGCTGTTCCTGGCATCATTGTGACTATGAATGCTGATAAG CCAAGGCGTGGTTGCTTTGAGATTCGTGAGGAAGGTGGTCAGACGTTTGTCAGTCTCTTG GATATGAAGCGCCCATTTAAGGAGATGAAGGATCTTGATATGGAACAGGTCATTGCAGACATCGTAGAGAAGCTTAAGTGA
- the LOC103864551 gene encoding protein CUP-SHAPED COTYLEDON 3: protein MEQGDHQQQKKEEEALPPGFRFHPTDEELISYYLVNKIADQNFTGKAIADVDLNKSEPWELPEKAKMGGKEWYFFSLRDRKYPTGVRTNRATNTGYWKTTGKDKEIFNSTTSELVGMKKTLVFYRGRAPRGEKTSWVMHEYRLHSKSSYRTSKQDEWVVCRVFKKTEAAKKYISNSSSSTSHHHQNQTRASILSANNNNPSYSSDLLQFPSHLPPHTSLNINQTLMANAVHLAELSRVFRGSTSSTMDSAHQQLMSYNHMPVSGLNLNLGGALVQPPPPTVSLEDVVAVTASFNGENGFGNVEMSQCMDLDGYWPSY, encoded by the exons ATGGAACAAGGAGATCATCAGCagcaaaagaaagaagaagaagctttgcCTCCGGGGTTCAGGTTTCATCCAACAGATGAGGAGCTAATCTCGTATTACTTGGTTAATAAGATTGCTGATCAAAACTTCACCGGAAAAGCAATTGCCGATGTTGATCTCAACAAGTCCGAACCATGGGAACTTCCTG AGAAGGCGAAAATGGGAGGTAAAGAATGGTATTTCTTTAGTCTACGCGACCGAAAGTACCCGACGGGTGTGAGAACAAATCGGGCGACAAATACTGGGTATTGGAAAACCACAGGAAAAGACAAAGAGATATTCAATAGCACAACCTCGGAGTTGGTAGGAATGAAGAAGACATTGGTCTTCTACAGAGGAAGAGCTCCTCGTGGGGAGAAGACAAGTTGGGTCATGCATGAATATCGACTTCACTCTAAGTCCTCCTATAGAACCTCCAAG CAAGACGAGTGGGTAGTGTGTAGAGTGTTCAAGAAAACAGAAGCAGCCAAGAAGTACATAAGCAATAGCAGCAGCAGCACAAGTCATCATCACCAAAACCAAACAAGAGCCTCTATACTATCagccaacaacaacaaccctAGTTACTCATCGGACCTCCTTCAATTCCCATCACATCTACCACCACACACCAGCCTCAATATCAACCAAACCCTCATGGCTAACGCAGTTCATCTAGCTGAACTCTCTAGAGTCTTTCGTGGCTCCACAAGCAGCACAATGGATTCTGCTCATCAGCAGCTAATGAGCTACAACCACATGCCTGTCTCAGGGCTCAATCTCAACCTTGGTGGTGCATTGGTCCAGCCGCCGCCTCCTACTGTGTCGCTTGAGGATGTTGTCGCTGTTACCGCTTCATTCAATGGCGAAAACGGGTTTGGAAATGTGGAGATGAGCCAGTGCATGGACTTGGATGGATACTGGCCATCTTACTGA
- the LOC103864552 gene encoding fasciclin-like arabinogalactan protein 3, which translates to MCLKASSSLLSLTILLGVSSIVSAVNITRALDKYPEFSTMTELFAKTKLTPIINKRQTITLLALSNDAIGSISGRPEDELKNILMNHVVLDFYDGLKLKAIKDKSTMLTTLYQSTGLGQQQNGFLKCSKTNGKIYFGSAVKGAPQTAEYITTVFRNPFNLSIVQISMPIVAPGLGDPVEVPSTPPMSSPPAPSPKEAADAPAPGPAEEEGYADSPPGGAPETAPASAPSEDGSPAPAPGPGPENSGKKKKMAAADEAEPPTSASNTGLSFGAILVLSFVASFAGF; encoded by the coding sequence atgTGTCTCAAGgcctcttcttctctcctctctctcaccATCTTACTCGGTGTATCATCCATTGTATCAGCTGTTAACATAACCAGAGCACTCGATAAATACCCTGAATTCAGCACCATGACCGAACTTTTCGCCAAGACCAAGCTCACACCAATTATTAACAAACGTCAGACAATCACCTTGTTGGCTCTTAGCAACGATGCTATCGGTTCCATCTCTGGTCGACCCGAGGACGAGCTTAAGAACATTTTAATGAACCATGTGGTTCTTGACTTCTACGATGGGCTCAAGCTCAAGGCTATAAAGGACAAGAGCACAATGCTCACCACACTTTACCAATCCACCGGCTTAGGCCAACAACAAAACGGTTTTCTCAAGTGCAGCAAAACTAACGGAAAGATTTACTTCGGGTCTGCTGTGAAAGGCGCTCCTCAGACCGCTGAGTACATCACGACCGTGTTCCGTAACCCTTTCAATCTCTCTATTGTCCAGATAAGCATGCCCATTGTGGCTCCTGGACTAGGGGATCCGGTTGAGGTTCCTTCCACACCACCCATGTCTTCACCACCGGCTCCATCTCCCAAGGAGGCTGCAGACGCTCCAGCTCCTGGACCAGCTGAGGAGGAGGGTTACGCAGATTCTCCTCCCGGTGGAGCTCCAGAAACCGCACCTGCATCAGCTCCATCAGAAGATGGTTCTCCTGCTCCAGCTCCAGGTCCAGGTCCAGAAAATTccggtaagaagaagaagatggcagCAGCTGATGAGGCTGAACCACCTACGTCTGCTTCTAACACCGGTTTGAGCTTTGGTGCAATTCTAGTTCTCAGTTTTGTGGCTAGCTTTGCTGGATTCTAA